The following proteins are co-located in the Paroedura picta isolate Pp20150507F chromosome 18, Ppicta_v3.0, whole genome shotgun sequence genome:
- the BNIP2 gene encoding BCL2/adenovirus E1B 19 kDa protein-interacting protein 2 isoform X1, whose translation MEASSSIEAKLRMEGVELKEEWQDEDFPRPLPEDDHVEDLPGATRSGDCSEAGDGKAKKKLLTPNISLTLDHSVESGLSEELDESGEIDLDDLDTPSENSNEYEWEDDLPKPKSTEVIREGELPEYSASEEKEEERRWRLFRIGDQSHRVDMKAIEPYKKVIRHGGYYGDGLNAIVVFAVCFMPESSQPNYKYLMDNLFKFVIGTLELLVAENYMIIYLNGATTRRKVPSLGWLRKCYQQIDRRLKKNLKSLIIVHPSWFIRTLLAITKPFISSKFSQKIRYVFSLAELAELVPIESVGIPDCIKQYDEEKLRKKANRIDQELNGKQEPKTEQ comes from the exons ATGGAGGCCTCATCCTCCATCGAGGCCAAGCTGAGGATGGAGGGGGTGGAGCTGAAGGAGGAGTGGCAAGACGAGGACTTCCCACG GCCTCTGCCGGAGGACGACCACGTTGAGGATCTGCCGGGTGCAACGAGAAGCGGGGACTGTTCTG AAGCCGGCGACGGCAAAGCTAAGAAGAAGCTGCTGACCCCGAACATTAGCCTGACCCTGGATCACAGCGTGGAATCCGGTTTGTCGGAGGAGTTGGACGAGAGCGGGGAGATCGACCTGGATGACCTGGACACGCCCTCTGAAAACAGTAATGAATATGAATGGGAAG ACGACCTTCCGAAGCCCAAATCGACTGAAGTCATAAGGGAAGGCGAGCTTCCGGAGTACTCGGCAtccgaggagaaggaggaggaacgGCGCTGGCGTCTGTTCCGGATCGGAGACCAGTCCCACCGGGTGGACATGAAGGCCATCGAGCCCTACAAGAAAGTGATCCGGCACGGAG GATATTACGGTGACGGATTAAACGCCATCGTCGTGTTCGCTGTTTGCTTCATGCCGGAAAGCAGCCAGCCAAACTACAAGTACTTAATGGATAACCTATTTAA GTTTGTGATTGGGACGCTAGAGCTGCTCGTCGCCGAGAACTACATGATCATTTACCTCAACGGTGCCACGACGCGGAGGAAGGTGCCCAGCCTAGGCTGGCTCCGGAAGTGCTACCAACAGATCGACAGgag GCTGAAGAAAAACCTGAAATCCTTAATCATCGTTCATCCCTCCTGGTTTATTAGGACGCTCCTAGCAATCACGAAACCTTTCATTAG TTCCAAGTTCAGCCAAAAAATCAGATACGTTTTCAGTCTGGCGGAGCTGGCAGAACTGGTCCCCATAGAGTCGGTGGGCATTCCGGACTGCATAAAACA GTACGACGAAGAAAAACTTAGAAAGAAAGCCAACAG AATTGACCAAGAGCTCAACGGGAAACAGGAACCGAAGACGGAGCAGTGa
- the BNIP2 gene encoding BCL2/adenovirus E1B 19 kDa protein-interacting protein 2 isoform X2: MEASSSIEAKLRMEGVELKEEWQDEDFPRPLPEDDHVEDLPGATRSGDCSEAGDGKAKKKLLTPNISLTLDHSVESGLSEELDESGEIDLDDLDTPSENSNEYEWEDDLPKPKSTEVIREGELPEYSASEEKEEERRWRLFRIGDQSHRVDMKAIEPYKKVIRHGGYYGDGLNAIVVFAVCFMPESSQPNYKYLMDNLFKFVIGTLELLVAENYMIIYLNGATTRRKVPSLGWLRKCYQQIDRRLKKNLKSLIIVHPSWFIRTLLAITKPFISSKFSQKIRYVFSLAELAELVPIESVGIPDCIKQIDQELNGKQEPKTEQ, encoded by the exons ATGGAGGCCTCATCCTCCATCGAGGCCAAGCTGAGGATGGAGGGGGTGGAGCTGAAGGAGGAGTGGCAAGACGAGGACTTCCCACG GCCTCTGCCGGAGGACGACCACGTTGAGGATCTGCCGGGTGCAACGAGAAGCGGGGACTGTTCTG AAGCCGGCGACGGCAAAGCTAAGAAGAAGCTGCTGACCCCGAACATTAGCCTGACCCTGGATCACAGCGTGGAATCCGGTTTGTCGGAGGAGTTGGACGAGAGCGGGGAGATCGACCTGGATGACCTGGACACGCCCTCTGAAAACAGTAATGAATATGAATGGGAAG ACGACCTTCCGAAGCCCAAATCGACTGAAGTCATAAGGGAAGGCGAGCTTCCGGAGTACTCGGCAtccgaggagaaggaggaggaacgGCGCTGGCGTCTGTTCCGGATCGGAGACCAGTCCCACCGGGTGGACATGAAGGCCATCGAGCCCTACAAGAAAGTGATCCGGCACGGAG GATATTACGGTGACGGATTAAACGCCATCGTCGTGTTCGCTGTTTGCTTCATGCCGGAAAGCAGCCAGCCAAACTACAAGTACTTAATGGATAACCTATTTAA GTTTGTGATTGGGACGCTAGAGCTGCTCGTCGCCGAGAACTACATGATCATTTACCTCAACGGTGCCACGACGCGGAGGAAGGTGCCCAGCCTAGGCTGGCTCCGGAAGTGCTACCAACAGATCGACAGgag GCTGAAGAAAAACCTGAAATCCTTAATCATCGTTCATCCCTCCTGGTTTATTAGGACGCTCCTAGCAATCACGAAACCTTTCATTAG TTCCAAGTTCAGCCAAAAAATCAGATACGTTTTCAGTCTGGCGGAGCTGGCAGAACTGGTCCCCATAGAGTCGGTGGGCATTCCGGACTGCATAAAACA AATTGACCAAGAGCTCAACGGGAAACAGGAACCGAAGACGGAGCAGTGa